Proteins encoded within one genomic window of Conchiformibius steedae:
- the hpaC gene encoding 4-hydroxyphenylacetate 3-monooxygenase, reductase component encodes MNALSPVQQQFRNAMAFCAAGVHVITTDGAAGRYGITMTALAAVTDSPPTLMLCVNRSTRIYPILRENGLLCVNVLSAAQRDVAEHFAGLTALTPEERFEQHIWQRGHSGQLQVDGALAHLHGRITAQQEIGTHGVFFAEIDEIRVHGSAGDAALLYFSREFKSLS; translated from the coding sequence ATGAATGCCCTTTCCCCCGTGCAACAACAATTCCGCAATGCCATGGCATTTTGTGCGGCTGGTGTACATGTGATTACCACAGACGGTGCGGCGGGGCGTTACGGCATTACCATGACCGCGCTGGCTGCGGTTACCGACAGTCCGCCCACGCTGATGCTATGTGTAAACCGCAGCACGCGCATTTATCCGATTTTGCGGGAAAACGGTTTGTTGTGTGTGAATGTGTTGTCGGCGGCGCAGCGCGATGTGGCGGAACATTTTGCGGGTTTAACCGCGCTGACACCTGAAGAGCGTTTTGAGCAGCATATTTGGCAGCGCGGACACAGCGGACAATTGCAGGTAGATGGGGCGTTGGCGCATTTGCACGGGCGCATTACCGCGCAGCAGGAAATCGGTACGCACGGGGTGTTTTTTGCGGAAATAGACGAAATCCGCGTACACGGTAGCGCAGGCGATGCGGCGTTGCTGTATTTTTCCCGCGAATTTAAATCTTTAAGTTAA